The Candidatus Methylomirabilota bacterium DNA segment AGCAGGGCCACCTTGGTGTCGCTGTCGACGTAGATCTCCTTGACGAAGTTCTCGAACTTGAAGCGGGCAAGCTGGTTCTCGCCGACCAGCGCGGGGTTCCAGTTCTGGCGTGCGTACTTCGCGAGGTCGAGCAACCCCGTCTGGTTGAAGTCGTCCCGCACGAAGTGCACCTGATCGTCGAAGATGAACTGCCCGGCCAGGGCGCCGGCGCGCTGGTCGGCGACGCCGGGCGTCTGCGCTTCGGCGCGGCTCACGTCGAAGAGGGGCCCGAAAACCTCGTTCATCGCGAGAAAGGCGGCGGCCATGCCCGCGGTGCTGGCCAGGAAGCCGCGCCGGCTCATCCCGTGACTGGGGGCGAGCCGCTCGGCGAGGTCCTTGATCCGCGCTTCGACCCGTGCCTGCTCGCGGGTCTGGGGCAGGGGGTTGAACTCTCCGTTGGAGACGATCTGGGTGGGCACCGGAGACGCGAAGGCTGCGGTCTCGGCCGGTGCGGTGCGCTGCAGCTCTTCATGGCTCAGAAAGTGGGGCATCACGAGCCTCCTTCCAATCCGGGAGCAGGAACGATCGTTCCACGTCACGTCGGGCGGTCCGGGCCCGGGAAGGACGAAGCATCACCTCCTTGTGGTGGCCGCGTATGGGACGGGATTATACCGGAATCGGACGGCGCGCAAGGATCGCCACGGACGCCCTCGTGAGCCTCATCGCAAGGCTTGCCGCAGCGACGCTCCGATCAGCGCGACCGCACGCAGCGCGGTGTCCAGCACGCGCCCCATTCCCACGAAGCCGTGGATCATCCCGCCGAAGGCGACATAGTCCACGGTGACGCCGGCTTCGCGCAGCCGGGTGGCATAGGCCGTGCCCTCGTCGCGCAGCGGATCGAAGCCCGCGGTGATGACGAGCGCCGGGGGCAACCCCGTCAGCGACGGCGCGCGAAGGGGAGAGACGCGCCAGTCGGCGCCGTCCGCCGGCTTGCTCAGGTAGTGCGCGGTGAACCAGCGCATGCTGTCGCGGGTGAGCATGTAGCCGTCGGCGAAGTCGGTGTAGGACGGGGATTCGCTGCCGACATCGGTGACGGGATAGATGAGCACCTGAAGCGCGATCGGGGGCCCGCCGGCGTCGCGCGCCATCAGCGCCACCACCGCCGCCAGGTTGCCCCCGGCGCTGTCGCCGCCCACGGCGAGGCAGGCCGCGTCCACGCCTAGCTCGGCGGCATGGGCCACGATCCAGCGCGTGGCGGCCCAGGCGTCGTCGGCGGCGTCGGGGAATTTGTGCTCGGGTGCCAGGCGATAGTCCACCGCGATCACGCAGGCGCCGGACTCCGCGGTGAGCTGCCGGCAGAGGACGTCATGCGATTCCAGATCGCCGATCACCCAGCCGCCGCCGTGGAAGTAGACGTACACCGGCAGCCGCGTGGCGTCGGGCACGCCCGCCGGCCGGTAGAGGCGGAGCGGGATCTGGCCCAGCGGGCCCTCGGCCGCGAGGTTCCGCACCGTGCCGATGGCGGGCGGGGCGGGTGTCGAGAAGGGGCGCGTCTCGAGAAAGAGCTGTCGCGCGTCCTTGGGGGAGAGCGTGTGGTACGGCGGCCGGCCCGCCTTGATCGCGAGCTCGATGACGGCCTTGGCCTGCGGATCAAGCGCCATGGCGCAATACTTCCTGGGCCTGCTTCTCGACGATGGTGCCCTTGAAGAAGCCCGGGTTCACCTCGCCCCAGAAGCGCACCGCATTGGTGAACATGAAGTCCTGGAAGTCATCGTCGGTGATGAGCCCATGCTCGACCAGCTCGTACGCCTCGGGCACGACCTCGGTCATGTCGGGGACGTCGAAGTGGCCGATGTCCGAGCTGAAGAGGGCATTGAGCCGGGCCCGCATGGGGCTGGCCTGGCGGTTGAACGCCCAGGCATTGGTGGGATCGTCCGCCTCGCAGCCGAAGTAGAAGCGCGGGACGAAGAGATCGCGGATGTCCTCCTTCCGGGTGATCTGGCACCGGAAGTAGTCGTCGAGGTCCTCGATGCCGCCGGTGAAGGTCGAGTTGGAATCGCCCTC contains these protein-coding regions:
- a CDS encoding alpha/beta hydrolase produces the protein MALDPQAKAVIELAIKAGRPPYHTLSPKDARQLFLETRPFSTPAPPAIGTVRNLAAEGPLGQIPLRLYRPAGVPDATRLPVYVYFHGGGWVIGDLESHDVLCRQLTAESGACVIAVDYRLAPEHKFPDAADDAWAATRWIVAHAAELGVDAACLAVGGDSAGGNLAAVVALMARDAGGPPIALQVLIYPVTDVGSESPSYTDFADGYMLTRDSMRWFTAHYLSKPADGADWRVSPLRAPSLTGLPPALVITAGFDPLRDEGTAYATRLREAGVTVDYVAFGGMIHGFVGMGRVLDTALRAVALIGASLRQALR